In Diabrotica undecimpunctata isolate CICGRU chromosome 9, icDiaUnde3, whole genome shotgun sequence, the DNA window TTGATTATGATCTTGGATTATTTCACTGGCTCTACAAGAGGGTCTTTTATATTTCAAAGGCAGGTAACTAGGGATCAATTCTCTAACTTTGTTCTTGTTTCTTCGACTAACGACTTTTTGTCCAGACAGGGTGTCTATATCTTTTGGCTTTGTAATAATTGTAAATATTAGTAACAGTACATAAAATTCTGCAAATGCTTATTATTTTGTCGGATTAGTAACCATGTAAAGATTAGTAATTCCCAGATTTCAATATTTCTCCTATTTTTTGACTGGTGGATCATAAAGCTTGGTAATACCCGGATATTTTCAGTGTTTCCCCTAAATATGATTTGGGTTCTTTTACATCTCGTTTGgttagtttatatttgaatgacATAGGGTGTGCATATTGAAgtgtaaaaatgaataaaaataatataaatgacgATATTATACCAAGTGgctcaaattcaaataaaaaaagaaagttagatatgaaaaaaaaaaattatcagatGAAGAACTGTTGAGGTTATTAGAAACAAGCGATGAAGAATTTAATGACTTTCTTGATTCAGACAGTGAGTGTTTACCAGAATCTGAGGATGAAATTGAAAATAACTTACCTGCAGCACTTATTGAGGATACGGAAGATAATGTATGTTATAAAATGAAATGCAAATATTAATCTTTGaataaaactatatttaattGTAGACTAAGCTGCTCGTTAAAGTTGATGGAAGCGATAAATGGGAAGAAAATGTCGATGGTATGaaaaattttccttttttaaaaCACCAGGAGTTACTAATACAAGTTCCCGATAATAATCCAATTCACTTTTTTCGAATGCTACTTACTGATGAATGTTTGCAGCAAATATGTGATGAGACCAACAGGTATGCCGAGTACGTTTTCTTGTTTAATTCAGGGGCGACACATTCTAGAATTTTCGATTGGAAAATTTTGACTCCCGAAGAACTGCTAGTCTTTTTAGGATTGGTTTTACATATGGGTCACATTTCATTGCCTAGGATTGAGGATTATTGGAAAAAGAAAGATACTCTTTTTGCTAATGCAATTTTTTCCACTTTTATGGACCGGAAGAGATTTATGGTCATACTGCGTTGTTTGCATTTTAGTAAAAATCCAGAAGAGGGAGAACAAGTACCTGAAGACAGAATATATAAAATTAGATCGatgataaacttttttaataagaGAATGGAAGAAGTTTATTATCCTGATCGTTATTTGAGCTTAGATGAGTCAATGGTATTACACAGAGGACGACTTAATTTTAGACaatacttaaaaaacaaaaagcaaaaatatGGAATAAAGTTGTATATGTTGACCGAACCAAATgatctaattttaaaatttttagtttgtTCTGGAATGTTTGACGATTCAGGTGGAAAAGGACATGCCAATAAAGTGgttgtggggtattaacaaacaaatgtactattacgaattaatagtacctaaattaacagaactattccttcgataactctggcgagatATAATGAACTTTTAactcataggtgcaaataattattaaaatttaaatggttgcaataaacaatcaaaaaacaatttataggtttaggtaaaacttaccgctgggtctaattaccagggtttgcattacgaaacaacgaacaaaaccaattcaatatgcgtgcatgggttcactTGCCGGGTtacgtcttttcttttcaacgactggtgctcttctggtctaaagggacgcattccacgagcccgatggcggtacttatagggatcgtaggaatacagggaggacaaatgtttTGATTAGTtcacacaaccatatttgaatttaaacattctccccccTTTAAAGGCCATAAAGGCCATaactaaaacgataattaatacaaacaattcctatacaaatcttaaacaaatattcaaaattaaactaaaataaaaaaattaaaattaaaatagtgGTTTCGTCGCGGTTATATTAATAAAAgctgaacaaaacaaaattagtaaaaaatgttAACCATCTAATTTTCATCTATCGGCAAGGGACAGATTCGGACAAGAGGCCGTTTTAAGGTTCCGGTGATCGTACGCACGGTAGTCACTCGAGCTACACCGTCTTTACCCTCATGCAATTCAACAAGACGCGCGAGAGGCCATTTACACGGAGCCAAATTATCCTCCTTTAAAACAACTAAGGCACCGATTTTAGGTACAAAGCCAGAATCTAACCATTTGGATTTTTGTTGCAAGGTGTGCAAATATTTCTTTCGCCATCGAGCCCAAAAATCTCTATGGATGCGTTGTAACAACTGCCATCTGGACAAACGATTGAAGGATACCTCCGAAAAATCAGGCACAGACAAAGAGGTCAAGGGTTCAAGAGTCAGGAAATGTCCGGGGGTCAAAGCATTGAGATCTTCAACATCATTAATTAATGGGGTGAGAGGGCGTGAGTTTAAGACGGATTCGATTAAAgttaaaacggtataaaattcttCGTAGGTCAAAATTTGAGCCCCGACTATACGGACAATATGTTCCTTTACAGAACGAATTCCGCGTTCATAAATACCACCAAAATGTGGAGCAGCAGGAGGAGAAAATGAaaacttaatattttctttatcgagaGCGCTCTCCATGAAGCTACTAAGCTGTCGATAAGCACTATGAAAATTAGTGCCATTATCACAAAATACTTGCGATACTCTGCCTCTCCGAGCGATAAAACGTTGTAAAGCGGCCAAAAAGGCTTCCGCGGTCAAATCACTAGCTAATTCAAGATGTAAAGCCTTTGTAGCGcaacatacaaatagacacaaataGGCCTTTTGAGTTCTAACTCCCCTGTAACGAGACATGGTTATCGAACACGGTGCACCATAATCTAACCCACAAATCGAAAAGGATTTAATGGCACCGAGACGAAATTTAGGCAAATTACCCATAGGGGGTTGTAAGTTTTTAGGAGATTGTTTCCAACATCTAATACATTTGGACAATACCAAATTAACGGCTTGTTTAGAAGACATTATCCAAAACCTTTGACTAACCAAAAACTGAGTACTCTTAAATCCAGCATGTAAATACTTCTCATGATAATGACGAACTAGAAGAGTAGTAAGGcgagatttttttggtaacaaaaacgggtgttttgcttcatacgataacgaagactgagatagacgaccacctactcttaaacactgagtactatcatctaaaaatactcccaacttacgacatggttttggaaaagaatttgattgaagatgttcttcaaaatacttttcttgtGTAAATCTGACAAGAATAATCAACGAGTCTTCTAATTCTACGAAAGTCAAGGGTCCTGACCGTTTCGACCTTTTATAACGAGAGTTGTGCGCGAATCGCAACATAAAAGCCAAATTTCTTTGGATCGAGGGCAAAGACGatttatttttcagcaaacatgacaaaaaatgttcctcacgagtggaaacaaatactaaagctttctttatctcttccaaagaggatttttcctgcaatgagggaggaacctctggaaaaattaatggaatattatacaaaaacgaaggacctgttaaccagtctaactttgatagaaaagcggccggtagccatgcctcgcgaaggcgcatcggctgcattatttcgagattcgatataatgccaagaataattttgactatgGGACTGGATATACGAAATGCGATTTGCGACGAAAGTTTTGAATCTCGAGGGGGAACCTTTAATCCAGTGCAATACGATTTGCGAATCTAACCAAGcatacacattttgaaatattatatgcttccacGACTCTAACACAAACGACATACGTTTTACCAAATGAACAGCAGCTAACATTCTAATCGAGGTATCGTAATCTGTTTTATATGAGCTACTTTCGATTTGGCAcacagtaaattaacttgaactaggttacgagtatcaatactacgaatataaacgacacaagcatatcccttttcattagcatcggcaaatccatgaagctctaagatgggacatgaggaaatattcaaaaaacgaggaattttgaactgtgaaataagaGATAGTTCGCTCTTATATTCTTCCCATACACGAATTATTTCCGAAGGAGGGCGATCATCCCATTTAAGACCGGTTGCTCTAAGTTGCtggattaaatgtttaataaaaaaggtaatagGTGTTAAGTAACCACAAGGATCACACGATTAGTTGATTGAGACGAACTCACACTAATACTGTATGAAAGGTACTAAGACTAAAGTCCGTGTCAGACAatcaaatatttgatcaaactagTTTGACCAAACCAAAAACTTGACAGCATATGACGTCACACCCTGAGTTTGATCAAATCCTCTAAAAATAGAGGATCTTCTATTTTTAAGGTCAGTTTGATCAAACTTTAATTTTGATTGGTCGCAAAATATTATAACGACAAATGACAATCGACATCAACACAACAGTTTAGGTACATTTCTTTTGTTGATAGTGTGTGgttgttatttatttttctattttgctATTTGCTGTTTAAAGACAAATAGTTTAAAATGTCTTGGAGCCATGAGCAAGTTTCGGCTTTAATAGATTTATATAGAGAGAGAGGAGCAATTTAAATGTGAAACATCCTCACTATTATAAAAAATGTGCTCGTCAGCAATGCTTGGCGGAAATTGCTTTGAAATTAAATGATATAAGGCCACATATTTCAGGTAAGCTGATATTTATTAGTGATAATGTACTTCTTAATGATTAAACTTTGTTTGTAGTTGAGGATATCAAGCAAACaattaattctttgagaaccCAGTTCAACAAGGAATTAACAAAGCTTCGCAAAACACCAAGTGGTTCAGGCTGTGATTCGGTAAAAATCTCATTGTGGTGTTTTGAGGATCTTTTGTTTTTTCAAGATCAATTTACGGCTAGGGAAAGCGATTGTAATATGGGTGAAAAAACAAGTGGCAATGAAACTGTATTAATAAATGCAAATGTAAGTAAATATGTAGGTAATAATCACCTGTATAATAAATAATCACAATCAGTCAAAAATACAGTAtatgaatcatcatcatcatttaacccggatctatccactgctggatataggtctccctcagtcttttccatgtatttctgttttgtgctgtttgcatccaatttttgtcgatccgttttatgtcatcagaccatatTGTTGGTGAACGACCtgtacttcgatgtgcttcttgtctcggtctccactgtattattcgctgtgtccatctgttatccgacattctagctatgtgccccgcccagttccacttaagggtcataattctttctatggcatctgtcactcctgttctccgtcttatttccttgttcgtgatccgatccctacgagatatgcctaacatcgatcgttccatggctctttgggtaacacacattttatttcttacttttttggttagtgttaatgtctctgcaccatatgtaagtactggcaacacgcactgattaaagacttttcttttaagacacataggcagttctgatttaagaacatagcttagcttgccgaatgccacacaagtgagtcctatgcggcggcttagttcgcacgtttgattatctcttcctatgcgtatctcatgtcataagtatttatatgaggtggtttcttcaatatgcatgccatttactgaaattttttcgcttaacacaagatttctcatcgcatcatcgattctgtcagcaaaaacgacaatatcgtcagcaaacctcaaatgactaagcatttctccattgacattaattcctttttcactcagatttctgttcttaaacatatgctctaataatgttgtaaacaattttggcgaaattgtgtctccctgttgcactccccgttttattttaaatacgttggtctttttatctgccagtttcacacttgccgtcccattttgatagatgtattttatcatgtttatatagcgatgatctatacggcactctgttaaggcttttacCATCTTTTGATTacttattgtgtcgaaagctttttcgtagtaaacaaatatcatgactaatggcttgttatattcaacacactTTTCTATTAAAttcttaattacttgtaaatgatcattcgtgccatatcctgctctaaaacctgcttgctctcttggctgatagaaatccaacttacttcctagccggttggtaataactcttgtaaattgcttatatacttgtgacaacaagctaatgggacggtagtttctaaggtcgctgatatctcccttcttatgaagtaagataatttccgcgttgttccactgcgtcggtgttatcgcttcgcacagacatttattgaacagtttagcaagtgtcagtaagagcttatttcctcctagttttaggctttaggtcattaccctgtcttcacctggggatttattgttcttcatcacccgaagtgcatttttaatttcgtcaACAGTTATGTTCGGCATTAATTCTGAGCCTTGATTCTCTATCTTTGGTAAGGAGCGTCTTTCATCGGATTCACTTGTTTCATAGAGTTGTCTGTAGAAGTCTTCCACTGTTTTCACTATTTCTTCCTTATCAGTCACAATGTCGTCTTGTTTATTTCTTAACTTATGTATATTCTTTTTTCCTGTGGACATGTTGTGTCTTAAAACTTTCAGACttctatttttctctatcacccttgtcacctctctcatgttatgttgccgtatgtcttttcggatttctttgtttattgttttactgaGTTGACTAAATTCTACCTAGTTTGTGTTATACCTGTCCTTTAGCCTCCTTCTTTCTTCGATCAGATTTTTAGTGTTGAGACTTATTTTCTCaagttttttcttcattttaggacAGCACAACTTCTCCGCTTCTTTAAGGGCTTTTACGATACTTTCGTTTCAAACTTCGACCTGTGTTTCGTCGTTGATTTGTTGAAGGTTATGGTCAATGATGTCACGAAAGTGGTCTGTATTTTCGGGCGGGGTCCATTTACGATTGTCtgattttatcatttttgttcgTTCATTCTTTAAATTGAACATAATTTTTGCTCGAATCAATCTGTGATCGCTTCCAAttgtaaatctgtttaaaacagATACATCttgtacaatttcttttttattagcaATGATAAAATCTATTTCGTTCTTTGTGAAACCGTCTAGACTTTTCCAGTGGACGTGGAAAAGTCCAGAGGGTTTCACAAAGAACGAAATAAATTTTATCattgctaataaaaaaaaaattgtacaagaTGTATCTGTACAATATAtgaataagtaataataaaaaaaaatagtcacCTGATGTAGGTAAACCACTTAATCACTTCCTACTTTTGCTTTTTTAGTTGGATGACGAAGACATAAATGTGACTCAAGAAAATGAAATTGAAGAGTCATTCATTAGTGACGTAGAAAATGCAGAGTTACAAACCCCACAATCAAAGACAACCTCACAATCATAAATGCTCATCAGTGTCTGaagaaaacatttatttgtcttcaCGTAAAAGACAAAAACTGGAAGCAGCAGAAAATCCACTGAGAGAACTCTCTAAGGCTGTTTTAAAAGTAAGCCAAACTTCTAGTGAGGACTCCTTGACAACATTTGGTGAATTTGTTGCAAGTGAGATTAGGAGTCTTCCAAAAATAACCCAAAGGGAGTGTAAAAATTCtattttaagaactttaagaaGTTTACTTCAAACTGTGAGGATAGCAGTGAATgatgttaattttaaaaaaatttttatctaTTTGTTTTTATCTATGTTTTGTCATATGAATTTGAGTATGTGGTAGCATGTTTCTGTTCTCTCTTTAAGGTAGGTTATAGTTTCTGCTGCAGTTGCTTGTTGACTTGGTATcatgtctttttatttttaatataaaaatcatTGACATGTTAATTATATGATTTTATCTTATATCACAGATTttgcataaaaagtttttttttttactttaagatTACCttttttgttagatttttattaattctatgtAGTGTTTTTAatgtttctaatattttaatattaacattCATACTATGTTAACATCCATATAATGTGCAATTGTAAAATATTCCTAGTTTATTAAAGATTTAATGCATTCATAGCTGGCTGTGTGGTCACCCATTGCAgttgatatattttactttattgtcACATGATTTTTGGGGACATTCTTTAGATTCATGTTTGCCTGCACATTTTACACATTTGAATTGTTTATGACAGTAAGTTGTTTTATGTCCGTAGTCTTGTACATTATTGGATTATTCTTTTGGTATGAGGTTGTTCACATTTGACGATAGTGTTTCctagattttctattttttatactTCTTTGATGTTATTTTTCTTCACTATGATGCCAAATAAAACATTGGTAATGGAATTTTTTATGTGTAATGTTTTATACTGTGTATGTTTACTGCCTCAATATATCTGTACTTCAGAACCAGACAAATGTAAGTCACATTTAGCCAACTTTTCAGGAGAGAGCAAAA includes these proteins:
- the LOC140451064 gene encoding uncharacterized protein; this encodes MSRYRGVRTQKAYLCLFVCCATKALHLELASDLTAEAFLAALQRFIARRGRVSQVFCDNGTNFHSAYRQLSSFMESALDKENIKFSFSPPAAPHFGGIYERGIRSVKEHIVRIVGAQILTYEEFYTVLTLIESVLNSRPLTPLINDVEDLNALTPGHFLTLEPLTSLSVPDFSEVSFNRLSRWQLLQRIHRDFWARWRKKYLHTLQQKSKWLDSGFVPKIGALVVLKEDNLAPCKWPLARLVELHEGKDGVARVTTVRTITGTLKRPLVRICPLPIDEN